The sequence below is a genomic window from Nostoc flagelliforme CCNUN1.
GTTAACTAACCTTGTAAGGAAGTAGTTATTTATTCAGTAGTATTTTCTTTCTACGTAAAACCAGTAAACCTACTACACTTAATGCTAATAAGGTCGAAGGTTCTGGTACAGAAGCTATTTGTGCTGTAAAGCCAGTTTCGTAAGAAGTCGTTATACCTCCAGATGATATTGAGTAGCTGGCTTCAACTGCTTGTACTAGCCCTTGTGTACCAATGGGAATAGAAAAAGTGCCATCCGCATTTTTTGCTACTTCTTGCCCAAGGTATTCTACAGTAACTGAATCGCTGACTGGTTTGCCTTGAGCCAGAATTTGAACTAATAAACTGCCTGACAAATCCTCAGCAAAAGGGTTTTGTAAAGGTAAGATTTCCAAGGGTAGAGCGAAAGATTGTGCTAAGGCATCTGACCAGTTATACAAAGCTTTAGTGTACTTGAGCAAATGCCTAACATTTTGGTAGTTCCCAACTTCCGAGGCTGTAATATCGTAATAAGCATCATCACCTACTTCCGCAACATAGCCATTATCCAATGATGCTGTGATTGCGGCTACTTCTTTATCAGCAGTTAGATATAACTGGTCTGATGTTTGATTAATGCTAAAAGGAATTGTTTGTTTGTTTATATCGTAAACTTCTGCTCCTGTGAATTTTTTCACATCATAGAATTGTGGGCCTTCTTCGGGATGCCCAAATAATAAATTGTATTGAGCATTGTCTTTCTCAAACCAAATAACGTGAGCGGAAGCCGATTGAATAAAGCATGGCAGAATAGCTGCCGCTATGAGCAGACCCGGAATTTTTTTGAGCAGCATTTAATTCTCCTGAAAGTTGTATTTGGTCTTAATACTTAATTACGTAATCAGAAAACCAGTTTTTTTAATACTGAACAATCCCCCCGCCAGGGATAAAATTTAAATATTTATATTTTCTTAAGTTTTCCTAAATAGTCAGAATAAATTAGAAATTATTTATTTGGAGAATAACTATCTTTAGATAGAGATTAAGGCTAAAATAATAAATATTAAATGTATTTTTTCAACTACAAACTTTAGTAAGTTATAAGGGAATCCGAAACATTTTGCCGAAAGTTTGTCTCTTCTGGGATGATCGCTGTAGGCAAGATTTACAGTACTTATACAGAGGTATAAATATTTCTTAAAGTATAAACTAAATACTAGTAAAAGATGATCATAGTAAATTTATATACTCTATCAATGTGAATAACTTGGTAGAGTATTTTTGTGAAAGTACGCCTACCGTAAGCGATCGCCAATCCTTTGCCCTTGTTACAACCGCCCCTCCATAGTCTACGATTGCTCCCTTGAGGTGATAGGGCAGGGCTTGAAGGGCGAATGGGAACCATTGGTTCCCAAAATATGACTGATGGTGTTACAGCAATTGTGGGGTTTTGTACCAGAGGTTCATACAGATACCCATGTGGGAAATATGCGTATCTCGCGATTACGGAGAATTTTAACCCGATGTCTACCAGAAGAATATAGAACATCGCGCTAATATTAAGTAATAACCCAAGTTGCGGGTAATAAAATGCTGGATTGTATGTAGAGATTAAAAGGGGAAGAAAAGCATCAAAAATTGACTCCTGCTATGTAGAAGCAAGGGTCAGTAATAATGAAATTACAAGTATGAATATTAACTGACTAGATAAATGCTTCTTGGAGAGTGAAGGCAAAAATAAATGCCTGAAGTTTCAGTAAAAACCCTTGATAGGTAACGGCATGAATGGATTTGGGAAAATCACTTGTAATCGAACTAAATACAGTTTCAATATAATGGCGAGTATGTTGTTTAATATATTGAATCCAAGGAGGGTCAAGACGAGTGGATTTCTGTTTCCGCATCACTTTCAAACTAATTTGACTAGTTTGTTCCAAGTCATCTTCAATGGTGTAATCTGTGTAAGCTGCATCGCCATAAATTTCACTCCCTGGCGGCAGATTTAAGGGTAAGGCATTTAACCCACGTAGATCATTGGCACTCCCAGGTAAAAACACAAATTCCACAGGAATCCCGGTTTTGGTTGTTAATAATTGAACTCGCACACCATAGAAGTATCTTTTCTTGGATGCAATATAACCTCGATACTGCTCGGACTTAATTAACTTGACATTAAAAATGCGAATATTATCACACATCGCTACTGGGAATGAGTCTAAAAGATACTCCGTATCATCACTAATTTCTTTGAGTATCATTCCCATTTGATGAAATAAATCGTTCATTAACATGAAGATACCGTGTAATCTTCTATTGAATCGTGATTTATCTAACATATTTCGGATCAAACCATGTTCTTGCATATAAGTGCAAGCCTTGCTGTGGTTGCCATTAAAGAACATCGCCGCACACACAGCCGTTGTGATAATTTCTGCATCACTTACGAGTATCCGACCATCTTCATCATGTCCAATCCCTTTCAACAAGTCATCCGTGATAGCATAGATGGCAATTATTTCGTTTAACATACACCCCTCCTTTTTTTCTTCTTGGAGGGGATTTTATTACTTTATTGACCCACTGTCTTCACCTTCGCCTAGCGTCTCGAAGAGATACTTCAGTTTAGCGATCGCTTTTCACTATAACTAGTGCAGGCTGGCAAAAATAACTAACCAGTGTTAGAAGTAGTATCAAGCACTGATAAGCTCAAAGAATCAAAACAAAAGGGAGAGGGGAGAAATGCCTCAACCAGTTGCGATCGCCATCAGATTAACCGAACAACAAAAACGGTTGTTAGAA
It includes:
- a CDS encoding DUF4198 domain-containing protein, which gives rise to MLLKKIPGLLIAAAILPCFIQSASAHVIWFEKDNAQYNLLFGHPEEGPQFYDVKKFTGAEVYDINKQTIPFSINQTSDQLYLTADKEVAAITASLDNGYVAEVGDDAYYDITASEVGNYQNVRHLLKYTKALYNWSDALAQSFALPLEILPLQNPFAEDLSGSLLVQILAQGKPVSDSVTVEYLGQEVAKNADGTFSIPIGTQGLVQAVEASYSISSGGITTSYETGFTAQIASVPEPSTLLALSVVGLLVLRRKKILLNK
- a CDS encoding IS982 family transposase, with product MLNEIIAIYAITDDLLKGIGHDEDGRILVSDAEIITTAVCAAMFFNGNHSKACTYMQEHGLIRNMLDKSRFNRRLHGIFMLMNDLFHQMGMILKEISDDTEYLLDSFPVAMCDNIRIFNVKLIKSEQYRGYIASKKRYFYGVRVQLLTTKTGIPVEFVFLPGSANDLRGLNALPLNLPPGSEIYGDAAYTDYTIEDDLEQTSQISLKVMRKQKSTRLDPPWIQYIKQHTRHYIETVFSSITSDFPKSIHAVTYQGFLLKLQAFIFAFTLQEAFI